From Nicotiana tabacum cultivar K326 chromosome 20, ASM71507v2, whole genome shotgun sequence, one genomic window encodes:
- the LOC107779188 gene encoding uncharacterized protein LOC107779188, whose amino-acid sequence MIGKKRSPSPFPQRLAKYQKEEQYKKFLEMLKQIQLSDPRSFTIPCTIGDFAFAKALNDLGANINLMPLAIYKRLGIGRARPISMLLQLADRTVKRPSGILDDVLIQVGKFVFPANFVILDYKVDEEIPIILGRPFLATGRALIDCETGELKMRLNDEEIIFNV is encoded by the exons atgattgggaagaagagatcTCCTTCACCCTTCCCTCAGAGGTTAGCCAAGTACCAAAAAGAGGAGCAATACAAGAAGTTCTTAGAAATGCtaaaacaaatccag CTGTCTGACCCAAGGAGCTTTACAATCCCATGCACTATTGGTGATTTTGCCTTTGCTAAAGCACTGAATGATTTAGGGGCCAACattaatcttatgcccctggcCATTTATAAGAGGCTGggtattggaagagctagacccatcTCTATGTTGTTGCAGTTGGCTGACAGGACGGTAAAACGACCCTCTGGTATTCTGGATGACGTGTTgattcaggtagggaaatttgtgtttCCTGCAAATTTTGTAATCTTAGACTATAAAGTGGAtgaagagattcccataattttgggaagaccgttCCTAGCCACGGGGAGAGCtttaattgattgtgaaactggggagTTAAAGATGAGGTTGAACGATGAAGAGATAATATTCAACGTGtag
- the LOC142174240 gene encoding uncharacterized protein LOC142174240, whose translation MDRGKMNSASKVYVVFRGKRSRLYNSWHRCVPMVIGVKGSIFKAFKTYDEAIAAFNEFRNGSQADNISTSKVYVVFRGKKPGLYNSWCECAPMVIGFKGSIFKSYKSYDEVVAAFNEFQKEIVYSEE comes from the coding sequence ATGGACCGCGGGAAGATGAATAGTGCTTCGAAAGTTTATGTAGTATTTCGTGGTAAGAGGTCTAGATTATACAACTCTTGGCATCGGTGTGTTCCTATGGTTATTGGTGTCAAGGGTAGCATCTTCAAGGCCTTCAAAACATATGATGAAGCCATAGCAGCTTTTAATGAGTTTAGAAATGGATCTCAAGCTGATAATATATCGACATCGAAGGTGTATGTGGTATTTCGTGGTAAAAAACCAGGATTATACAACTCTTGGTGTGAGTGTGCTCCTATGGTTATAGGTTTCAAAGGAAGCATCTTCAAATCTTACAAATCTTATGATGAAGTAGTAGCAGCATTCAATGAATTCCAAAAAGAAATTGTTTACAGTGAAGAATAA